The DNA sequence ATGGTGCAGCCCGCCGAGGTGGACCTGGCCGCCGCCCCTTCGCCGGCGGTGCTGGACCTGTCGCAGGCCATCGGCCGCCGCATCGCCGCCCCCCTGGCTGCGGGGGAAGCCCTCAGGTCCAGCCATTTGCGGCCGAAACAATGGTTTGCCGCCGGAGAAACCGTCAAGGTGGTCGCGCGCGGGCGCGGTTTTGCGATCAGCAGCGAAGGCCGTGCCCTCGTGGCAGGCCTGGAGGGACAGCCCGTGAAAGTGCGCACCCACAACGGCCGCGTGCTGACGGGCATCGCCCTGGACCAGCACACCGTCGAGGTGCGGTTGTGAGACGGAACTCAAGAAAATTTGCAGGTTGACCCTAAAGTCCGGCGCACAGGTGACGAAATACCGTTCATGGCGGACGGCCACCCGGCTGCCCAGCGCTGCTCAAGGAGAAACACATGAAGATCGGCAATCCCATCGAGACCCCCGTTGTCGGTGGCACCGGTGCGGCCACGCCGCGCCCGGGGGTCGGTGAATCCAGCGGCTCGGCCAAGCCGGCGGCTGCGGCCGAGCCGGGCAACGAAAGCGCCACGGTGAAGCTGTCGAGCACGGCCACCAGCCTCCTGGCCGCCACCCCCGAATTCGACGCCGAGAAGGTCGCCGCCATCCGCCAGGCGATTGCCGACGGCACCTACCGGATCGACCCGGAAGCGATCGCCGACAAGCTGATCGCCAACGCGCGCGAGCTGCTGAACCGCCC is a window from the Caldimonas thermodepolymerans genome containing:
- the flgM gene encoding flagellar biosynthesis anti-sigma factor FlgM, coding for MKIGNPIETPVVGGTGAATPRPGVGESSGSAKPAAAAEPGNESATVKLSSTATSLLAATPEFDAEKVAAIRQAIADGTYRIDPEAIADKLIANARELLNRPGPV